The proteins below come from a single Syntrophales bacterium genomic window:
- the mfd gene encoding transcription-repair coupling factor → MRKIIEKKYTISDPAFHALFDRISGGEKKIRVGGLQGAAKSLLLSILFRRIDKSLLVVTPTEREAKDTYQGISFFLGEDKVSLYPPWDTISLDLFTFQREVELRRMDVLYRLLLGEAAIVVAPLKALMQRVIPENVFESYLEFISVGDVIEREELVAKLFAGGYSRAPLVEGKGEFSLRGYVIDVFPPQAARPVRMEFMGDEVESIREFDTASQRSTGKLEEFTITPAREVILTPMRKQQAIRNIRHRANELELQGIMKHRPVEMMENGMVSSINPLFLPLFYESFTNNENLEDHDTLGTLFDFMPRGTGIVFDDFLALRSSEERIVNEIDRLLMKAGSEGKFYLGKESSCLTGEKLLRCYEDFQQIYLEGLALGGPGEGDHPAAQVKFLMDADVEWKEAMKTRGEEEGLLTPLVERIKGWLEEGNLVTLLCAGQERTQRMSYLLAQYSLPVSQPHAHPLPFLAEVLQHDGKGRLVLREGRITAGFHFPGLKLVVISEEDIFGKKVARRRGRPAREGYFLQSFGELKEGDYVVHTDHGIGTYRGLQKLTVGKTGIINDFLLVEYQEGDKLYIPVDRLDRIQRYVGQEGYVPKIDRLGGTSWESVKERVKRSVREVAEELVSVYAARAVMERQPFSLPDRIYNEFSSTFEFEETPDQDRAIEDVCLDMGSARPMDRLICGDAGFGKTEVALRASFRAVMDGKQVAVLVPTTILAEQHYQTFSRRLSDYPICVEVLNRFKTKKEQQKIIEETRKGTMDIIIGTHRILQKDIAFKDLGLVVIDEEQRFGVTHKEKLKKLRTLVDVLTLTATPIPRSLHLSLVGIRDLSVINTPPKDRLSIKTYVLEFNEDVIREAIREELRRNGQVFFLHNRVQSIFTAARFVERLVPEASVAVVHGRMKGKETEDTMAKFIRGDYNVLVCTTIIGSGIDIPTANTIIINRADRFGLSQLYQLRGRVGRSKEEAYAYLLIPKGVMLLPDARKRLQSLMDFSEAGSGFRISMNDLNIRGGGDILGTSQSGHISAVGYELYTELMEKTIRELKGEVIEEEVKPEINLGLPAFIPEDYMTDCVRRLVTYKRLSLASTDEELSEIKEELIDCYGFIPPELANLLEVISLRNILKHLKSKKMGYDGKTMFILFQETSPVEAAKIVELSRKRMKGMRLTSDFKLYVPMPSLTGDEIIRHAKGLLQALMN, encoded by the coding sequence GTGAGGAAGATTATTGAGAAAAAGTATACCATATCTGATCCTGCTTTCCATGCCCTGTTTGACAGGATCAGTGGTGGAGAAAAAAAGATAAGGGTCGGTGGTCTTCAGGGCGCGGCAAAATCCCTCCTCCTTTCCATCCTTTTCAGACGTATTGATAAGTCATTGCTCGTGGTCACTCCTACGGAGAGAGAAGCGAAGGATACCTATCAGGGCATTTCTTTTTTTCTGGGAGAGGACAAGGTATCCCTTTACCCCCCCTGGGATACTATTTCCCTTGACCTGTTTACTTTCCAGAGGGAAGTGGAATTACGGCGGATGGATGTACTCTACCGGTTGTTATTAGGAGAGGCGGCGATAGTCGTAGCGCCCTTAAAGGCCCTGATGCAGAGGGTTATCCCCGAAAATGTCTTCGAGAGTTATCTTGAATTCATCTCTGTGGGGGATGTCATCGAAAGGGAGGAGCTGGTAGCAAAATTGTTTGCTGGAGGGTACAGCAGGGCGCCCCTCGTGGAGGGAAAGGGTGAATTCAGCCTGAGGGGTTATGTAATTGATGTTTTCCCTCCCCAGGCGGCGAGACCTGTCCGGATGGAGTTCATGGGGGACGAGGTGGAATCAATCAGGGAGTTTGATACCGCATCACAGCGATCCACGGGGAAGTTGGAAGAATTTACCATTACTCCGGCAAGAGAGGTCATCCTGACTCCCATGAGGAAGCAACAGGCCATAAGAAATATAAGACACAGGGCGAATGAACTGGAACTCCAGGGGATAATGAAACACCGCCCCGTGGAGATGATGGAAAATGGCATGGTATCTTCGATAAATCCCCTGTTCCTTCCTCTCTTTTACGAATCCTTTACCAATAATGAAAACCTGGAGGATCATGATACGCTCGGAACATTGTTTGACTTCATGCCCCGGGGTACTGGTATCGTTTTTGATGATTTCCTGGCCTTACGGTCCTCTGAAGAGAGAATAGTAAATGAAATAGACCGTCTCTTAATGAAGGCCGGCAGTGAGGGGAAATTTTACTTGGGCAAGGAATCTTCTTGTCTGACGGGGGAGAAACTCCTCCGGTGCTATGAGGATTTCCAGCAGATATATCTCGAAGGCCTGGCCCTCGGCGGTCCTGGTGAGGGTGACCACCCTGCCGCACAGGTGAAATTTCTCATGGATGCGGATGTGGAATGGAAGGAAGCAATGAAGACACGGGGTGAGGAGGAGGGACTTCTCACCCCCCTCGTGGAAAGGATCAAGGGGTGGCTTGAAGAGGGGAATCTGGTGACCCTTCTCTGTGCGGGCCAGGAGAGAACCCAGAGGATGTCCTATCTTTTAGCGCAATACTCCCTTCCCGTCAGCCAGCCCCACGCTCACCCTCTTCCCTTCCTGGCCGAGGTTCTTCAACATGACGGCAAGGGACGTCTCGTCCTCAGAGAGGGTAGGATAACCGCGGGGTTTCACTTCCCCGGCCTGAAACTGGTGGTGATCAGTGAAGAGGATATCTTCGGTAAAAAGGTGGCGAGAAGGCGGGGAAGGCCAGCCAGAGAGGGGTATTTTCTTCAATCCTTTGGTGAGCTTAAGGAGGGAGATTATGTCGTCCATACCGACCACGGCATCGGGACCTATCGGGGACTTCAGAAACTTACCGTCGGTAAGACCGGTATTATCAACGATTTCCTCCTTGTTGAGTACCAGGAAGGAGATAAACTCTATATACCGGTAGACCGTCTCGACCGGATACAGAGGTACGTCGGCCAGGAAGGTTATGTGCCGAAGATTGATAGATTAGGGGGGACTTCCTGGGAGTCGGTAAAGGAAAGGGTCAAGAGATCGGTGAGAGAGGTTGCCGAAGAGCTTGTTTCGGTCTATGCCGCCAGGGCGGTGATGGAAAGGCAACCCTTTTCTTTACCTGACAGGATTTACAATGAATTTTCTTCCACCTTTGAGTTTGAGGAGACACCCGATCAGGACAGGGCGATTGAGGATGTCTGTCTTGACATGGGCAGTGCCAGACCTATGGACAGATTGATCTGCGGCGATGCCGGGTTTGGTAAGACCGAGGTGGCCCTGCGGGCCTCTTTTCGGGCCGTCATGGATGGGAAACAGGTCGCTGTTTTAGTTCCCACGACGATCCTTGCCGAGCAGCACTACCAGACATTTTCCCGCAGATTGAGCGATTATCCCATTTGTGTTGAGGTCCTGAATCGTTTTAAAACGAAGAAGGAGCAACAGAAAATCATAGAGGAGACCAGAAAGGGGACCATGGATATCATTATCGGCACCCACCGGATCCTGCAGAAGGACATTGCCTTCAAAGACTTAGGCCTTGTCGTTATAGACGAAGAACAGCGTTTCGGGGTAACTCATAAGGAAAAATTGAAGAAGCTCCGCACTCTCGTTGACGTCCTTACCCTGACAGCAACCCCCATCCCGAGGAGTCTGCATCTTTCGCTTGTCGGTATCCGTGATCTGTCTGTCATCAATACCCCTCCCAAGGATCGCCTTTCTATCAAGACTTATGTGCTTGAATTTAATGAAGACGTGATAAGAGAGGCAATCCGGGAAGAACTCAGGAGAAATGGGCAGGTCTTCTTTCTCCATAACCGGGTACAATCCATATTCACCGCGGCGCGGTTTGTGGAAAGGCTCGTTCCTGAGGCCAGCGTCGCTGTTGTTCATGGCCGCATGAAGGGAAAAGAGACAGAGGATACGATGGCAAAGTTTATCAGGGGAGACTACAATGTTCTGGTTTGCACGACGATCATCGGCTCCGGCATTGATATCCCCACGGCCAATACCATCATCATCAATCGGGCCGACCGGTTTGGCCTTTCCCAGCTATACCAGCTCAGGGGAAGGGTAGGGAGGTCGAAGGAGGAGGCGTATGCCTATCTTCTGATACCTAAGGGAGTGATGCTCCTGCCGGATGCGAGGAAGAGACTGCAATCGCTCATGGATTTTTCCGAGGCCGGCTCCGGTTTCCGCATTTCCATGAATGACCTGAATATCAGAGGGGGAGGGGATATCCTTGGCACCTCTCAATCGGGGCACATCTCGGCTGTTGGCTATGAACTTTATACCGAATTGATGGAAAAGACCATCAGAGAACTGAAGGGGGAGGTGATCGAAGAGGAGGTAAAGCCGGAGATTAATCTCGGTCTGCCTGCCTTTATTCCTGAGGACTATATGACCGATTGCGTAAGGAGGCTTGTCACCTACAAGAGGTTGTCCCTGGCGTCAACGGATGAAGAACTGTCTGAGATTAAAGAAGAATTGATAGACTGCTATGGATTCATACCACCTGAACTTGCGAACCTGTTAGAGGTGATCAGCCTCAGGAACATCCTGAAGCATCTCAAGAGCAAGAAGATGGGGTATGACGGGAAGACCATGTTCATCCTTTTCCAGGAGACTTCTCCCGTGGAAGCGGCCAAAATCGTCGAGCTCTCCCGGAAAAGGATGAAGGGGATGAGACTGACTTCCGATTTCAAACTCTATGTTCCCATGCCGTCTCTGACAGGGGATGAAATTATCAGACATGCGAAAGGCCTGTTACAGGCATTGATGAACTGA
- a CDS encoding SurA N-terminal domain-containing protein — MTGKTLKTWVVLSFAVFLTTSVYAEIADRIVAIVNDEVITMFDLNSALESYRKKIEESYTSRDKDSVVAEAKVAMLNKLIDGHLIEQEAKKAGIVVKDEEVMETIKDILGKRNIKIGDFTEILVREGSSFDAYRKEIRDQMTRMRLIRRELRPKVRVSEDEIGEYYRKHREDYEGREAVRVKQIFIPIPKDCDQEMRARLRANAEMIRKQINTAESFDLVAATYATGPAAAIGGDTGFVERGMMIPAVEEVAFSLGKDGISDIIESPMGFHIIRVVDKRGGGIKPLESVREEIKEKIEDEKMDKKYEEWIGELRAKSHIEIKL, encoded by the coding sequence ATGACAGGAAAAACATTAAAGACCTGGGTGGTTCTTTCTTTTGCGGTTTTTCTAACTACTTCGGTATATGCCGAAATTGCAGACAGAATCGTGGCCATTGTAAATGATGAGGTTATCACCATGTTCGATTTGAACAGCGCCCTGGAGTCATACCGGAAAAAGATAGAAGAATCTTACACGAGTCGGGATAAGGACAGTGTTGTTGCCGAGGCTAAAGTCGCCATGTTGAATAAGCTGATTGATGGTCACCTGATCGAACAGGAGGCGAAAAAAGCGGGGATTGTCGTCAAAGATGAGGAGGTTATGGAAACAATCAAAGACATCCTCGGCAAAAGAAATATCAAGATAGGGGATTTTACAGAAATCCTTGTCAGGGAAGGGTCCAGTTTTGATGCCTACAGGAAAGAGATCAGAGATCAGATGACCAGGATGAGACTCATCAGGCGGGAGCTGAGGCCCAAGGTTAGGGTTAGTGAAGATGAAATAGGTGAGTATTACCGTAAGCACAGGGAGGATTATGAGGGCAGAGAAGCGGTCCGGGTTAAGCAGATATTTATTCCAATTCCGAAGGACTGTGATCAGGAGATGAGGGCAAGGCTTAGGGCCAATGCCGAAATGATCCGCAAACAGATAAATACGGCGGAATCCTTTGACCTTGTCGCGGCAACCTATGCGACAGGACCTGCCGCGGCCATAGGTGGCGATACCGGTTTTGTTGAGAGGGGGATGATGATCCCCGCAGTAGAAGAGGTGGCCTTCAGCCTGGGAAAAGATGGGATCAGTGATATAATTGAGTCCCCCATGGGTTTTCATATCATCAGGGTTGTTGATAAGAGAGGAGGGGGGATTAAGCCCCTCGAATCCGTCCGTGAAGAGATCAAAGAAAAGATAGAGGATGAAAAAATGGATAAGAAGTACGAAGAATGGATCGGAGAATTGAGAGCGAAATCTCACATTGAGATAAAACTTTAG